The Verrucomicrobiia bacterium genome segment CCGTGCCAGTTCCTCATCCGAGACAACCACTCCGGTTTCATAGGTGGCAGTGTCGACCGCCGCCTTCACGACCAATCCCTCGGCCGTGGTCGTGCTCGCAATCAAGTTCACGATCACTTCATAACTCAACAGCGGACTCCCTCGCCAGTTGTTCGTGATGAAGCTGAACAGCCGGTGCTCGATCTTGTTCCACTTGCTCGTTCCCGGGGGAAAGTGACACACCGCAAATCGGAGTCCCACTTCATCCGCCAGTTCTTGAAGCGCAACCTTCCACAGTCGGTTTCGACTGCTATTGCTTCCACCCCCGTCGGCAGTGATCAACACTTCTTCAGCCTTGGGAAATCGCCGGGCTCCCAGAAGCTTCCACCACCTCCTGAGACTGGCGACCGCGAAGCGGGCCGTGTCATGGTCAATACCCACACTCACCCAGCCCTCATTGTTCGCCGGATCATAAATCCCGTAGGGGATGGCTTTGCCACGGCCTGTTGCGGCGGCTGCTCGCGGCAGCGCAATGCCAGCACATCGGCGTGGTCCGGCCCATCCGGCCCATCCGGCCCATCCGGCGCACCCAGACGCAGTTTCGAAGTCCGGAAGGCGTTGAGGCCGCTGTTCGACTCGCCGGGCTTCAGGTGGAATGTGCCGCCGTGGTCCTCCTCTTCGATGGGGAAGCTGACTGCCCCGGGGTACTGGCCGCCCGCGTCCGCACCTGGGCGCAGGAGGCGGCGAACGGAAAACCGTGTGACGTTGTTGTGGCCTATCGCGAATGCGAGACCTGGTTCCTCGGCGCCCTCGAATCCCTGTGCAGCCGATACGGCATTGCGAAGGATGCCATGGCTCCCACCGATCGCGAGTCGAAGCGCGACGCCAAGGGCGAGCTCGAACGTTTCATGCCCACCCACCGCGCCTGCTCGGAAACCGGCGACCAGCCGGCGATGAGCGCCTCCCTGGACCTGGCGTTGGCCCACCGCCGCAACGGGTCCTTCCGCAAACTGGTCAAGACGGTCGGAGCTCTGCGGGCCCCGCTGCGCCAGTCGATTCCGGAGTGGCCTCCCGCAAGCTGGCGGCCTTGATGATTTCCAGAAACTGGAACTGACGTGGATCGGGAGGGAGAACCGGCCCCGGCTGGAGCCGCGTATCCTGATGGAGGACCCGGCCCAGTCGCATCACCCCCGGGACCGAGTCACGGACAAAGACCTGTTCGATAACCGGCTCCTCTTTGGCGACAATCTGTTCCGGAGTGGGTTGGACTTCAAAGCACCGGGCGACCATTTCGACGACGTCACGCACCGAAGTGAGCCGATTGGATCATGAAGTGAGCTGGTGCTCCTGGAGGGCGAAGACCATGGCCGCCTCCACCAAGGCCATGTGATGATGCCAACCGAACCAATTGGCCGCCTCAGGATGCCTTCTCAAGGCGGTCAGGGACGGGGGTGCCGGGGCTGGCGCGAGTGCGGCTGGTCCACACCGAGCGCAGCCTCCAGAGAGGCAGGGCCAGCAGCAAGCCGGACAAAATCGCGTAGTTCGGCTCCGGAACTGCGGTGACCGAAATAATGTTCCCGACGATATACCGTTCTACTGGAAAATAGGTCGGGTCACAATCGGGCCAGCAGTCCAAATCCGGCTCTGCCGGGAGATAGATTTGCACCGTGAGGGTGCCCACCAGAAGCGGATTCTCCAGCTGAGAGGCGGGAGGAAGCGCGTCAGGATCCTGCGGCAGGCTGTCAATTCGATAATAGAGTTCAAGCGAGGCGTGCTGGTCGTCAATGGCATGCGGAGTGGGATGTGTGGAGGATACCTGGAGGTCAGCATCTGGAAGTCCCCAAACGCCACGGGGACCGAATCTGAGATATTGCACAAAGTCTTCCTCGCAGAGGAAACATTCATCTCCCTCGGGCAGCGGCGCAAAGCTGTACGCTTGGGTCACCCCGCCCGGATTGACTGGCTGGGTTGAGAATTTGTTGACCGTGAAGTCGTCGAAAATGCGAAACGAAAGTGGGACTCCTGGAAAAACTCCGGACGGAGGGCCGGGATTCAAATCATCCCCCGAAGGCGGATACACAAAGTAACCCGAAATCGTCTGTCCCACCCGGTACCGACCGTCGAGCAGTTCCGGGACACCCGGCCCGAATTCCGGGCCGAGTGACTCAACAAATCCTTCGAAGTGAAACAACTGTTGGGCTCTGCATGGCAGGCGATCGCCGCAGGCTGCCAGAATTCCGAGTGAAAACAGGACGGTCCGTGATGTGACTTTCATGGGACGGGGCGGTTGATCATTGTCTGTCGGCAACAATGTGCTGTGGGCGTCAGTTCAACATTCCAGCGGCTACTAGCAGACGTTGCACACACCACTTCATCGCCGTCAAGAGCGGAATCCGGCCCGTGTTCATCGTGGAAGCGTTTGAGGAGGAGCAATCTGCGGTACCCTTAGGGGAGCCCGGAGGCCCCGGTGTTGCGGCGCGACGAAAGTCCCCCGGTACAAAACGCCCGGCCGACAGCATCTTGGGCACGTCCGACCAACGGCTGCCGGGAAATGCTGCTGGCTCAGCTCGGACTGGAGCTTCCCCCGCAATCCCCTCCCCGTATCTCCTTCCCAAACGCCATGGAGCCCCTGCCGGGCTCCCCAACGTAGTGAAGACCTGTCACCCGGATCTTCAGAATCAGGCCCAT includes the following:
- a CDS encoding ISAzo13 family transposase; this translates as MGCTGIRGRRGTRSRIRDRPQQRHTVFRSPPPAPRCGRGRPVPRGSQLPHRRGGPRRHIPPEARRVEQRPQRLPDFETASGCAGWAGWAGWAGPRRCAGIALPRAAAATGRGKAIPYGIYDPANNEGWVSVGIDHDTARFAVASLRRWWKLLGARRFPKAEEVLITADGGGSNSSRNRLWKVALQELADEVGLRFAVCHFPPGTSKWNKIEHRLFSFITNNWRGSPLLSYEVIVNLIASTTTAEGLVVKAAVDTATYETGVVVSDEELARVDCRSARFYGEWNYVVHPRSK